CTCTAATAGCTCCACCCCAGCACATGGCTATGGCCGTCGCAATCCCCGCACGTGGTATTTATTGGTGGGGAGGAGTGAGAGCCGAGGGCGACGCTCCGGTTTCAGAGTTCGCACAAAAAAGACAAGAATAAAACAATGAACAAAGGAAGATGCCAGTGTCACAATCATCGTCGTAAGTGAAGGAAACAATTCGCTTGGAATTCCCTACATGGATTTTGTTCCGTAGGAATAAAGGACCGACAGAAATGCGAGAACGAGAGTAATTTTTAGCCCTGATTTTTCAAGAATGGTGTGCAAGACGATTCAATTCCAACGATTGCTTAGCCGCGTCACATATGCTTTTGTGCTTGTTTTCCACTAGTGGTCAGATTGATTCCCTCCAGAGTAAGAATATAAGGTATAttttgttttgagaaaaaatcattaaaaataaactttGGACGCtaatttatcttataatatattgTCAATAGCTATAAATTTAATATCATATTATAAATACtttgaaaaatatattaaaataatttttatactaaatatgtatataattaacttatatatatatattgactttttaaaaataaaatatgtcttataTTTTTGAATGGACAGAGTATTTAACATTAGGAAACAATTTCATTTAAAAATGTGTATGAACATCTGGGCCTGAACATGTCCATCAGGTTCGGGTGCCATTCAACTACTAGTACACCGTATCATTTTGTCCTCGAAGGTCGAAGTATTGGCAAATACTACATCTGCtcttaaataaatattgttttaagtatttgtttttgttttaaaTAGATGTTGTTTTAGGTTTTTAAGGTGATATTTTATTAGAGTACTTATATGTCAATAAGTGTGGTGAATTTAGTAGTTTATATGCCATTGATTGAATGTTAAATAAATTAAGAGGaataaatatgatatatataaaaaaattattacaatTTTATTCTGTGTACCGAAGactaaaataatatctaaaagaGAATATTAATAGTACATCCAACCACCTTTTTCTATAAAACTATGATCTGATAAATAATAAAGGTCCACGAGTTGAACTGCAAAATCCAGCTAGCAGGTTCGAGTAAGCGAGTTGCTTTGTGCATGACGCGACACTGCTGCAGCAGTTGCAACTTCCGCTATGGATCATGAGGGCTACTAAACAGGGAGCTGGGCTGAACGCATAAAACATATAGAGTATAAAATAAGCAGGGTGAATAAACAACAATCTAGGAGACAGTCCGATACAGGGGTGGAGCCAAGATCGGAGGGAGTTATTAAATTGATATTTTGTAAAAAACACACTTTTTTAATATTAGTTaatatatttctattttttttaaaacataatATATGTGTTACGATGAATCATGTTCCCTAATCggctaaaacatatttttttcttatttatatgtaaattcacTTACAATAACAAATGTATGATTTTTTTCTGTAATGGATGATGATATTTATTCATTTAACATCTCGATAATGTTTTTTCTAGTTATTTTTGGTCTACCATAAAAGTTGCtaaaaaacatatataacaGAAACTAACTAAAGCTCTGAAGAGTAGAATGATGTTACTTAATCATGACTATTAAGGACATGGgctttaaaattgataaagctTGGTAAGAAAAAACGTTTTATTACATGCATTCATAATAACCACATATAgtaaattatacttgataaCATTTAATATCCAAAACGTGTTCCAAAAATATACATAACACTTAAAACCTATATAGTAGATAACATAAATGTATATATCAATTATCTCCGCCCCTGGTTCGACATCATCACAAGCTCGATGCGCAGTTGCAGCCGCCAGCCATACTCTACTGGCTGATCacactttagagtttttttaatgCAGATGCAACCTAAGGTGTAGTATTAaagtataaataaattatttattttttcattagCTTAGGTTTTTAGTGCAACTGGTACGTGCATAGTAGCTCAATATACTATTAAAATCAGACGTGTCGAGTTCGAGTTTTGTCCGACGCAATTAAATAAATGGTATGTTTGGTTTGGATCTAGATTCTATCCGAAACATTTTGGTTGTAgatgctaaaaaaatatttctctggTGAATCAGAAATACCTTTGAAAATCATTTGGCTTGCTGTCTGTATTCTATTTCTTGAAAAAGAGGATGTTTGTGCAATTGATCACTTTGTCCATATgttgttttgttgttgtttttgtgtGTTTTTAGTGAATATTTCATGGTGTAAGTTGTAACAATAATcctattttgctatttttttggaTTAAACCGAATATTAAACACTCTAAACATTTTTACACCAGAGGAAACCTAGCCATGGAGATGAAAGTGGGCGGGGCCTGTTGACCCAGGTCAACTTGACCAGAGACATGGTTGTACAGTAGCATACGATATACTATACGGTGCTCGCAGGTGACAAACGACTCGCCCAGGTTCACAGAGGGGAATCCGTTTGAGGGAGAGCTGGAGACGGGCGGCGACAGCACATGCTCGGGTGGACGGGCCTGGGCGGGCGGCGGCACGGGCTCAGTGTAGACGTGGGCTCCGGCAGGCACGGGCGGTGACAACGCTGGCGGCGGTGACGTGGGTGTGGGCGGACGACGACAGCATAGGGGATGCGCGAGACAGCATGGTgtgaggccatctccaacagcgcTACTCTAAAATTTCATactctaaaatactattacaatatacactatcactattacagcaccCCTCATTCCTTCCATCTCTATCAGGAATCTTATATTTCATCcactattttctctctcttgtatTAAACGGTTTTTTCTCCAACCGGCATAACCGCCAAAGCAGCATTGTTTTTTAAATGTTCGTGCTGCAACGGCGATAGAATGGTTCCGTAAATATTTGCTTGGACGTTAATTAATTTTGTTAATTCAGAAATAAATATATGGTTTTTCGTAGGGACTGTTGCATTACCAATTTTGCCAATCATGTAGTGCAACAGGACAAAATTTGTTGGCATGATATTTTATCGAGCTTGTAGAGAAAGGTGACTCGACTTGCAGAGGAAGCCTCCCGACTAATGGCGTCCCGGGGAAGGAAGTGCAGTGGCTTCCCTCACAAGGCTGAGAATGGCACTATATATAAGAGGCAGGTGTAGTGTAACATATGCAAGCCACCCAAATGGATCCTCGTGTAGTCTGGAAGGAATACTTGAGAGAGCTGTGTTTCTCCTGCAACGACTCttcagatgaggaagatgatatgTTCATAGAGACTATGAGAGCCTGGCAAGCCGAGTCGGAGGAATCGGAGAGGCGACCTTGGGGTGGTTTAGTGCCTGGTCGGAAGCGCATCCACCGTTATTGGCTGGAGGGCTATATTAGGTTGTACAACGACTACGTTGTCGATCCTCCCGTGTACCCCGACTACATTTTTCGTCGTCAGTATTGCTACAAACTGCAACTCTCCACATTACTAAGTGTCATGTGGTGATGTATGTGGGCTGTGCGTAATGATGTATGTTGTTGCAGGTTCCGGATGAAACGTAAACTTTTCCTCAAGATCGTGGGAGCGGTTGAGGAGAAGGACCCGTGGTTTCAACAGAGGAGGAACGCTGCAAGCGAGCTAGGGCTGTCCGCACTGCAAAAAGTGATTGCGGCGTTTCGTATGCTAGCATATGATACGCCAGCCGATTCTCTAGATGAGTGCCTCCGTCTAGGGGAGAGCACCATCATTGAGAACATGAGACGTTTTGTCTGTGCTGTCGTCGAAGTGTTTGGCGATGAGTACCCCCATTCTCCGAATGTTGAGGACACTGCTCGTTTGCTTGCTATCAACGCGCGCAGAGGGTTTCCAGGGATGCTGGGAAGCAttgattgcatgcattggaggtggaagaactgtccgACGGCGTGGTTAGGTTCTTTTACCTGCCATGTCAATGCTCCAACGATCATTCTTGAGGCGGTTGCATCGCAGGACCTGTGGATCTGGCATACCTTTTTCAGCATGCCAGGTTCGCTCAATGACATTAACGTTCTACATCGGTCACATCTCCTCGACGACCTTGCCGCAGGCGAGGCCCCAAAGGTTCACTACAGCATTAATGGACACCATTACACCATGGGCTACTACCTTGCGGACGACATATATCCGTAATGGGCCACGTTTGTGAAGCCCATTCTATCGCCTGTTGGTAGGAAGCGGCAACACTTTGTGTTGCAGCAGGCGGCTGCACGTAAGGATGTGGAGCGCGCATTCGGAGTCCTGCAGTCCCGATTTCCCATAGTCAGGGGGACAACGAGGTTATGGGATGAGAATACCCTTTGCTCCATCATGATCGCCTGCattatcatgcacaacatgataatcgaaGACGAGCGACAAGATGACGAAGTCAAGTACGTGTACGAGGGTGCTGGTGAGGACGTGCAGCCATCGCACGACTTAACCCCTCCCTTGATGGCATTGAGCCAACGGTACAATGCTATTCGAAGCAAGCATAGCCATCAGCACCTCCGGGACGATCTAGTTGAACATCTTTGGCAGATACACGGGGGTGACTGCTAGCGATCTCCTCTAGTTCTATGTTAACATTAGCCTTGCGTGTTTTGTGGAGTGTGTTCTGGATTGTAAGGTTGCTGCATTGTATGTGCATTTCATGTAATGTTGTCAACGAATGGAGATAATATGAATTAGCCGAGATCGGTTCGCTGGAAAAAAAAAGTCCCTGTGGGAGCTTACCATACCAAACTGTCAAACCAACGTACATCAACACATAATATAGCATCCAAATTGT
The nucleotide sequence above comes from Phragmites australis chromosome 4, lpPhrAust1.1, whole genome shotgun sequence. Encoded proteins:
- the LOC133914783 gene encoding uncharacterized protein LOC133914783 — protein: MDPRVVWKEYLRELCFSCNDSSDEEDDMFIETMRAWQAESEESERRPWGGLVPGRKRIHRYWLEGYIRLYNDYVVDPPVYPDYIFRRQFRMKRKLFLKIVGAVEEKDPWFQQRRNAASELGLSALQKVIAAFRMLAYDTPADSLDECLRLGESTIIENMRRFVCAVVEVFGDEYPHSPNVEDTARLLAINARRGFPGMLGSIDCMHWRWKNCPTAWLGSFTCHVNAPTIILEAVASQDLWIWHTFFSMPGSLNDINVLHRSHLLDDLAAGEAPKVHYSINGHHYTMGYYLADDIYP